GGCATATACCACAAGCCCTGTTTGTTCTCCTGCACGCGCTTCTTTGATGAGCGGTCTTTATCCGCACAATCACGGGGTGATGCTCAATACGCATATTGCGCCTGCGTGGAATAGGGGATTGTCAACAGATGTGCCGACGTTTAGCCGTTTGCTCAAAGAGGCGGGGTATGTGCTGGATTATGCGGGGAAGTGGCACGTCCATCAAGATATTGGACCTGAGGAATACGGCTTTGATCGACATAAGATGGGTAGGGGGGGACGCGGGAAAATAGTCCCTGGTACAGAATTGACGGTTGAGTTTCCCGGAAGTTCTTTCCCTGTGGCGGGTACGGGTGAGATGTCGCCAGAAGAGTATAAAACGTGGACGGTGACGGATTGTGGGATCGAGATGTTGCGCGAACGGGCAGGAGGAGATAAGCCGTTTTTTTTGCGAATTGATGCAACAGCACCTCATTTTGCCAATATTGTTCCGGAGCCTTATGCGTCGATGTACGATCCTGAATCCATTCCGCCATGGCCAAATTTTGACGAATCTTTTGAAGGCAAACCCGCGGCTCATTTGCGCAAACATCGAGAATGGAATCTTCAAGATAAAGATTGGGCGTGGTGGCGACAGGTGGTTGCCAAGTATTACGGCGATGTGTCTCTGATTGATACATGCGTGGGGCGCATGCTGGATGCGATACGGGAATGTG
The Gemmatimonadota bacterium DNA segment above includes these coding regions:
- a CDS encoding sulfatase-like hydrolase/transferase translates to MAPNIVLFLTDQLRRDALGCYGNEICQTPNLDRLAEEGIRFDQAYTTSPVCSPARASLMSGLYPHNHGVMLNTHIAPAWNRGLSTDVPTFSRLLKEAGYVLDYAGKWHVHQDIGPEEYGFDRHKMGRGGRGKIVPGTELTVEFPGSSFPVAGTGEMSPEEYKTWTVTDCGIEMLRERAGGDKPFFLRIDATAPHFANIVPEPYASMYDPESIPPWPNFDESFEGKPAAHLRKHREWNLQDKDWAWWRQVVAKYYGDVSLIDTCVGRMLDAIRECGIEDNTIFLFSTDHGDATGSHKHFEKSGTMYDEVFRIPLLMKVPGGVSRNVSQFVRLMDLMPTFVEWGGGKLPEGLDARSLVPLVNGDDPADWADSVYCESHGEVWGYSSQRMVRTEKWKYVYTPHDLDELYDLETDPAEMNNRIDDPMCADVLENMKGRLLGWNDATNDMFQWHWVRFNFPEPIAP